One Hydrogenophaga crassostreae genomic region harbors:
- a CDS encoding ABC transporter ATP-binding protein, producing the protein MTAPLLTLEGVHTHIGAYHILHGVNLTVPKSELTMLLGRNGAGKSTTLRTIMGLWHASQGRVVLDGQDITQRPTPDIAHSGVAYVPESMGIFSDLSVKENMLLAARGARTLDDIDTARLEWIFGLFPAIKKFWNHPAGKLSGGQKQMLAVSRAIVEPRQLLLIDEPSKGLAPAIIQNMIEAFRQLKAAQTTILLVEQNFNFAKQLGDSVAVMDDGRVVHSGSMAELAADESLQSKLLGLSLGAHQ; encoded by the coding sequence ATGACGGCCCCGTTGCTCACGCTGGAAGGGGTGCATACCCACATCGGCGCGTATCACATCCTGCACGGCGTGAACCTCACCGTACCCAAGAGCGAGCTCACCATGTTGCTCGGCCGCAATGGCGCCGGAAAGAGCACGACGCTGCGCACCATCATGGGCTTGTGGCATGCGAGCCAGGGCAGGGTGGTGCTCGACGGACAGGACATCACGCAGCGCCCCACGCCCGATATTGCCCACAGCGGTGTGGCCTACGTGCCCGAGAGCATGGGCATTTTTTCCGACCTGTCGGTGAAAGAAAACATGCTGCTGGCCGCCCGCGGCGCGCGCACGCTGGACGACATCGACACGGCGCGGCTGGAGTGGATTTTCGGCCTGTTTCCGGCCATCAAGAAATTCTGGAACCACCCTGCAGGCAAGCTCAGCGGTGGGCAAAAACAGATGCTGGCAGTGTCCCGCGCCATTGTTGAACCTCGCCAATTGCTGCTGATCGACGAGCCCAGCAAAGGGCTGGCACCCGCCATCATTCAAAACATGATTGAAGCCTTTCGCCAGCTCAAGGCGGCACAGACCACGATCTTGCTGGTGGAGCAGAACTTCAACTTCGCCAAACAGCTGGGCGACTCGGTGGCCGTGATGGACGACGGGCGCGTGGTGCACAGCGGCAGCATGGCCGAACTGGCGGCGGACGAATCGCTGCAATCGAAATTGTTGGGCCTTTCACTTGGAGCGCATCAATGA
- a CDS encoding branched-chain amino acid ABC transporter permease → MTNLKELDWKPMALVPVLALIALPLTGSASTWLTLTVAGLAMGMIIFIIASGLTLVFGLMDVLNFGHGVFIALGAFVATTVLASMGSYTTADSLWLNLMALFPAMLAAMAVAGAVGLVFERVIIRPVYGMHLKQILITMGGMIIGEELIKVIWGPQQIPLPLPEALRGSLIFGDAAVEKYRILAVLVGTAVFAAMVWTLNSTKVGLLIRAGVQDREMVESLGYRIRRLFVGVFVVGSGLAGLGGVMWGLYQQSVIPQMGAQVNVLIFIVIIIGGLGSTLGALIGALLVGLMANYTGFLVPKVAMFSNIALMVAILLWRPQGVYPVTSR, encoded by the coding sequence ATGACCAACCTTAAAGAACTCGACTGGAAGCCCATGGCCTTGGTGCCGGTGCTGGCGCTGATCGCCTTGCCGCTCACCGGCAGCGCCTCGACCTGGCTCACGCTCACCGTAGCGGGCCTGGCCATGGGCATGATCATCTTCATCATCGCCTCGGGCCTGACGCTGGTGTTTGGCTTGATGGATGTGCTGAACTTTGGCCATGGCGTGTTCATCGCGCTGGGTGCCTTCGTGGCCACAACGGTACTGGCCAGCATGGGCAGCTACACGACGGCCGACAGCCTGTGGCTGAACCTGATGGCGCTGTTCCCCGCAATGCTGGCCGCGATGGCGGTGGCGGGTGCGGTGGGGCTGGTGTTCGAGCGGGTGATCATTCGTCCGGTCTACGGCATGCATCTGAAGCAGATCCTGATCACCATGGGCGGCATGATCATCGGCGAAGAGCTGATCAAGGTGATCTGGGGCCCGCAGCAGATTCCGCTGCCGCTGCCCGAAGCACTGCGCGGCTCGCTGATCTTTGGCGATGCAGCGGTGGAGAAGTACCGCATCCTGGCGGTGCTGGTGGGCACAGCGGTGTTCGCCGCCATGGTCTGGACACTGAACAGCACCAAGGTTGGCCTGTTGATTCGCGCCGGCGTGCAAGACCGGGAAATGGTCGAGTCGCTGGGTTACCGCATCAGGCGCCTGTTTGTGGGCGTGTTCGTGGTGGGCAGCGGGCTGGCGGGTCTGGGCGGCGTGATGTGGGGCTTGTACCAGCAAAGCGTGATCCCGCAGATGGGCGCGCAGGTCAACGTGTTGATCTTCATTGTCATCATCATCGGCGGCCTGGGCTCCACGCTGGGCGCGCTGATCGGCGCCTTGCTGGTGGGGCTGATGGCGAACTACACCGGCTTCCTGGTGCCCAAGGTGGCGATGTTCTCCAACATCGCGCTGATGGTGGCGATCCTGCTCTGGCGCCCGCAGGGCGTCTATCCAGTCACGTCTCGATGA
- a CDS encoding branched-chain amino acid ABC transporter permease produces MIRRLLSNDLPRSRWLAALLVVLFLGLAFAPFLFPGVKALNVAAKVLIFVALVASFDLLLGYTGIVSFAHTMFFGIGAYGVAIAMSSVEEPTWGALALGVGAALLVSLLLSLVIGLFSLRVKAIFFAMITLAVASAFLTLASQLSAFTGGEDGLSFSVPELLSPSFELAEDPIETPLGEVYLDGKLISYYLLFGAVTAIFLTILRIVNSPFGRVLLAIRENDFRAEALGYRTVIYRTLSNVLSALFATLAGCLLALWIRYNGPDTSLSFEIMIDVLLIVVIGGMGTVYGALIGSVLFVLAQSYLQDLLRAAGNATEGIPLLSALLTPDRWLLWLGVLFVLSVYYFPAGIVGKLRERAVLARLKRLKGAAP; encoded by the coding sequence ATGATCCGACGACTCCTTTCCAACGACCTGCCGCGCAGCCGATGGCTTGCCGCCTTGCTGGTGGTTCTTTTTCTGGGCCTGGCTTTCGCGCCGTTCCTGTTCCCGGGCGTCAAGGCGCTCAACGTGGCGGCCAAGGTGCTGATTTTTGTCGCGCTGGTGGCGAGCTTCGACTTGTTGCTGGGCTACACCGGCATCGTGAGCTTTGCGCACACCATGTTCTTCGGCATCGGTGCCTATGGCGTGGCGATTGCCATGTCGTCGGTCGAAGAGCCTACCTGGGGCGCGCTGGCGCTGGGCGTGGGCGCGGCCTTGCTGGTGTCTTTGCTGCTGTCGTTGGTGATCGGCCTCTTTTCGCTGAGGGTCAAGGCGATCTTTTTTGCCATGATCACGCTCGCCGTGGCCTCCGCTTTTCTCACACTGGCCTCTCAGCTCTCGGCGTTCACCGGCGGTGAGGATGGTTTGAGCTTCTCGGTGCCCGAGTTGCTGTCGCCTTCCTTTGAACTCGCCGAAGACCCCATCGAAACGCCCTTGGGCGAGGTCTACCTGGACGGCAAACTGATCAGCTACTACCTGCTGTTCGGCGCGGTGACGGCGATTTTCCTGACCATTCTTCGCATCGTGAACTCGCCGTTCGGCCGTGTGCTGCTGGCGATTCGCGAGAACGACTTCCGGGCTGAGGCGCTCGGTTACCGCACCGTCATTTACCGAACGCTGTCCAACGTGCTTTCGGCGCTGTTCGCCACGCTGGCGGGCTGCCTGCTCGCGCTCTGGATCCGCTACAACGGGCCGGATACCTCGCTGTCCTTCGAGATCATGATCGACGTGTTGCTCATCGTGGTGATCGGCGGCATGGGCACGGTGTACGGCGCTTTGATCGGCAGTGTGTTGTTCGTGCTGGCGCAGAGTTACCTGCAAGACCTGCTGCGCGCTGCGGGCAACGCCACCGAGGGCATTCCGCTGTTGTCGGCGTTGCTCACGCCCGACCGCTGGCTGCTCTGGCTGGGCGTGTTGTTTGTGCTCTCGGTGTATTACTTTCCCGCCGGGATCGTGGGCAAGCTGCGCGAGCGCGCGGTCTTGGCACGATTGAAAAGACTGAAAGGGGCTGCGCCATGA
- a CDS encoding alpha/beta fold hydrolase, protein MNTPLNKLSSTPVSRYLQCAGREIHFMDWAPAPGVPEAPTVIAWHGLARTGRDMDALAAHLSALGHRVICPDTIGRGLSQWSPEPETEYCLAFYARIAVDLVTQLQLAQFHWVGTSMGGAIGMVCAAGPLKGRIQRLVLNDIGPQLAAPAIERIRSYAGNPASFATVGELEQYFRTVYKPYGHLTDAQWTLLTESSTRRLPNGWVTPHYDPAMVMQFTQHPDDYALWDDYDRIDVPVLCLRGADSDLLLVETAEAMRDRGPRALVVTMEGCGHAPALNVSEQLSLVQRFLGGA, encoded by the coding sequence ATGAACACGCCATTGAACAAGTTGTCGAGCACGCCTGTGTCACGCTATCTGCAGTGCGCAGGCCGCGAGATCCATTTCATGGACTGGGCGCCGGCGCCCGGTGTGCCCGAGGCGCCCACGGTGATCGCCTGGCACGGCCTGGCGCGCACCGGGCGCGACATGGACGCGCTCGCCGCCCACCTCAGCGCGCTGGGCCACCGCGTGATTTGCCCCGACACAATCGGGCGCGGCTTGTCGCAATGGAGCCCTGAGCCTGAAACCGAATACTGCCTGGCCTTTTACGCCCGCATCGCGGTCGACCTGGTGACCCAGCTCCAGCTGGCGCAGTTTCACTGGGTAGGCACTTCCATGGGGGGCGCCATCGGCATGGTTTGCGCCGCAGGGCCACTCAAGGGCCGCATTCAGCGCCTGGTGCTCAACGACATCGGCCCCCAGTTGGCCGCGCCAGCGATCGAGCGCATCCGTTCCTATGCGGGCAACCCGGCGTCGTTCGCCACGGTGGGGGAACTCGAACAGTACTTCCGCACGGTTTACAAGCCCTATGGCCATCTGACCGACGCGCAATGGACGCTGCTCACCGAAAGCTCCACGCGCCGCCTGCCCAACGGTTGGGTCACGCCTCACTACGACCCCGCCATGGTGATGCAGTTCACCCAGCATCCCGATGACTACGCGCTGTGGGATGACTACGACCGCATCGACGTGCCCGTGCTCTGTCTGCGCGGGGCAGACTCAGACTTGTTGTTGGTGGAAACGGCCGAGGCCATGCGCGACCGCGGGCCGCGCGCGCTGGTGGTCACCATGGAAGGTTGCGGCCATGCGCCAGCCCTCAACGTATCTGAGCAACTGTCGCTGGTGCAGCGGTTTCTGGGCGGCGCCTGA
- a CDS encoding nitronate monooxygenase, with the protein MKRQLDDYRMRMGAHELVPIMIGGMGVDISSTDLALVAARLGGVGHISDAMVKTVTDRRYKTKFVKAKQKQYQYNVASEDKSAVKFDLEHLAEATRMHVEKTMARKTGNGLIFINCMEKLTMNAPKETLKVRMSSALDAGIDGITLAAGLHLGSMTLIADHPRFREAKIGIIVSSVRALQLFLKKNSRLDRNPDYVVVEGPLAGGHLGFGMDWAEYDLATIVSEIVAWMKAEGLDIPVIAAGGIFTGSDAVRFMELGASGVQVATRFTVTKECGLPDDIKQEYFKANEDDLEVNEISPTGYPMRMIKASPGIGDGIRPNCEAYGYLLDANGKCAYVTSYNRELALHPGEKRISVKDKTCLCTHMRNFDVWTVGQNGWRLKDTSRRYPDGTYQLLTAEHVFKDYQFSTDDTVALPEPEPEPETA; encoded by the coding sequence ATGAAGAGACAACTGGACGACTACCGCATGCGCATGGGCGCCCATGAACTGGTGCCGATCATGATCGGCGGCATGGGCGTGGACATTTCATCGACCGACCTGGCCTTGGTCGCGGCGCGGCTGGGTGGCGTGGGCCACATCAGCGATGCCATGGTGAAAACCGTGACCGACCGCCGCTACAAGACGAAGTTCGTCAAGGCCAAGCAGAAGCAATACCAGTACAACGTGGCGTCCGAAGACAAGTCGGCGGTGAAGTTTGATCTGGAGCATCTGGCCGAAGCCACGCGCATGCACGTGGAAAAGACCATGGCGCGCAAGACGGGCAACGGCCTGATCTTCATCAACTGCATGGAAAAGCTGACCATGAACGCGCCCAAGGAGACCCTGAAGGTGCGCATGTCTTCCGCTCTTGATGCGGGCATTGACGGCATCACGCTGGCCGCCGGCCTGCATCTGGGCTCGATGACTCTGATTGCCGACCACCCTCGTTTTCGCGAGGCCAAGATCGGCATCATCGTCTCGTCGGTCCGGGCCCTGCAGCTCTTCCTGAAGAAAAACAGCCGTCTGGACCGCAACCCCGACTACGTGGTGGTCGAAGGCCCGTTGGCCGGGGGCCACCTGGGCTTCGGCATGGACTGGGCCGAATACGACCTGGCGACCATCGTGAGCGAAATCGTGGCCTGGATGAAGGCCGAGGGGCTGGACATTCCGGTGATCGCTGCCGGCGGTATTTTCACCGGTTCCGACGCCGTGCGCTTCATGGAGCTCGGCGCCTCAGGCGTTCAGGTGGCCACGCGCTTCACCGTGACGAAAGAGTGTGGCCTGCCCGACGACATCAAGCAGGAATACTTCAAGGCCAACGAAGACGACCTCGAAGTCAACGAGATCTCGCCCACGGGGTACCCGATGCGCATGATCAAGGCCAGCCCCGGTATTGGCGACGGCATTCGCCCCAATTGCGAAGCTTACGGCTACCTGCTGGACGCGAACGGCAAGTGCGCCTATGTGACCTCCTACAACCGGGAGCTGGCGCTGCACCCCGGCGAGAAGCGGATTTCGGTGAAAGACAAAACCTGTCTGTGCACCCACATGCGCAACTTCGATGTCTGGACCGTCGGCCAGAATGGATGGCGCCTCAAAGACACCTCGCGCCGCTACCCCGACGGCACTTACCAGCTGCTCACGGCCGAACACGTGTTCAAGGACTACCAGTTCTCCACCGACGACACGGTGGCCCTGCCAGAGCCTGAGCCAGAACCCGAGACGGCCTGA
- a CDS encoding OsmC family protein has protein sequence MSENASVTITRQSGYQFLVDFGHDLVPLLADEPAPLGEGTGPAPDHMLLAAVANCLSASLLFALQKFKQDPGTLVATATPVMGRNADKRLRIEAINVKLALGQPAAALEHLDRVLDQFEAFCTVSMSVREGIAINVQVQDGAGVVIKG, from the coding sequence ATGAGCGAAAACGCCAGCGTCACCATCACCCGCCAGTCGGGTTACCAGTTTCTGGTCGATTTTGGGCACGATCTGGTGCCGCTCTTGGCCGATGAGCCCGCGCCGTTGGGCGAAGGCACCGGCCCGGCGCCGGACCACATGCTGCTCGCCGCCGTCGCCAACTGCCTGAGCGCCAGCCTGTTGTTTGCCTTGCAGAAATTCAAACAAGACCCCGGCACTCTGGTGGCCACGGCCACGCCTGTCATGGGGCGGAACGCCGACAAGCGCCTGCGCATCGAGGCCATCAACGTGAAACTGGCACTGGGGCAGCCGGCTGCTGCTCTGGAGCACCTGGACCGGGTGCTGGATCAGTTCGAGGCGTTTTGCACCGTGTCGATGAGTGTGCGCGAGGGCATCGCGATCAACGTGCAGGTGCAGGATGGGGCAGGGGTGGTGATCAAGGGGTGA
- the crcB gene encoding fluoride efflux transporter CrcB, producing the protein MPAAIAICLGASIGALARWRLALWFNHGHALLPWGTLIANWVGAYIIGAAVVYFQNQTQIDPAWRLAIVTGFLGALTTFSTFSVEVVSMLQHGRWLLAAGTASLHVFGSLLLTGLGMQTVKVWTASA; encoded by the coding sequence ATGCCCGCAGCCATCGCCATCTGTCTCGGCGCCTCGATAGGTGCCCTGGCGCGCTGGCGGCTGGCCCTGTGGTTCAACCACGGTCACGCCCTGCTCCCCTGGGGCACGCTGATCGCCAACTGGGTCGGCGCCTACATCATCGGCGCGGCGGTGGTCTATTTCCAGAACCAGACCCAGATCGACCCCGCCTGGCGCCTCGCCATCGTCACCGGCTTCCTGGGCGCTTTGACCACCTTCTCCACCTTCTCTGTGGAAGTGGTCAGCATGCTGCAGCATGGACGGTGGTTGCTGGCGGCAGGCACGGCCAGCCTGCATGTGTTCGGCTCGCTGCTGCTGACCGGGCTGGGGATGCAGACGGTGAAGGTGTGGACGGCTTCAGCCTGA
- a CDS encoding recombination-associated protein RdgC has protein sequence MFKNVTVYRIAPGWAPTLEAMEAALDAQRFVPCGASQDKSVGWVEPRGEAHGPLVESVAGQRILKFVMETKAVPGDIVREKAQEEADHIESTTGRKPGKKETKELREDALMALLPMAFPRRGSVWVWIDQANNLLITDASSQSKVDEIVTSLVAAFNDLSITLLQTAVTPQTSMTNWLSAESPDEWPKGFNVERECELKSGDEEKSVVKFTRHNLATDEVRKHITEGKLPTKLAMSWEGRIGFMLTESMQLKKIAFLEGVFDDRAVDDESGFDTDVALSTGELQKLIPELIEALGGEIAFGEMPIGTVGPSNGESGSTGRPHGESVTAVGEGEAPF, from the coding sequence GTGTTCAAGAATGTGACCGTCTACCGCATCGCGCCCGGCTGGGCCCCGACGCTGGAGGCCATGGAAGCCGCGCTCGACGCGCAACGTTTTGTGCCCTGCGGGGCCTCTCAAGACAAATCGGTGGGCTGGGTCGAGCCCCGCGGCGAAGCCCACGGCCCCTTGGTCGAGTCGGTGGCAGGTCAGCGCATCCTGAAATTCGTGATGGAAACCAAGGCCGTGCCAGGTGACATCGTGCGCGAAAAAGCGCAGGAAGAAGCCGACCACATCGAATCCACCACTGGCCGCAAACCTGGCAAAAAAGAAACCAAGGAACTGCGCGAAGACGCGCTGATGGCCTTGCTGCCCATGGCCTTCCCGCGCCGCGGCAGCGTGTGGGTATGGATTGACCAGGCCAACAACCTGCTCATCACCGACGCCAGCAGCCAGAGCAAGGTCGACGAAATCGTGACCTCGCTGGTCGCCGCCTTCAACGACCTGAGCATCACCCTGCTGCAGACCGCCGTGACGCCGCAAACGTCCATGACCAACTGGTTGTCGGCAGAATCGCCAGACGAATGGCCCAAGGGCTTCAATGTGGAGCGCGAATGCGAGCTGAAATCGGGTGACGAAGAAAAAAGTGTCGTCAAATTCACCCGCCACAACCTCGCCACCGACGAGGTGCGCAAACACATCACCGAGGGCAAGCTGCCCACCAAGCTGGCCATGAGCTGGGAAGGCCGCATCGGCTTCATGCTCACCGAGTCCATGCAACTGAAAAAGATCGCCTTCCTGGAAGGCGTGTTCGACGACCGCGCTGTGGACGACGAAAGCGGCTTCGACACCGACGTGGCGCTGAGCACCGGCGAACTGCAAAAGCTCATCCCCGAACTGATCGAGGCACTCGGCGGCGAGATTGCATTCGGCGAAATGCCGATTGGGACTGTCGGCCCCTCAAACGGCGAATCCGGCAGCACCGGCCGCCCCCACGGTGAATCCGTCACCGCCGTAGGCGAAGGCGAAGCGCCCTTTTGA
- the lapB gene encoding lipopolysaccharide assembly protein LapB produces MDIDFTWLLWGLPLAFALGWVASRLDLRQWRMESRQTPKAYFRGLNHLLNEQQDQAIDAFIEAVQGDPDTAELHFALGNLFRRRGDYDRAVRVHEHLLARADINQKDRDRAQHALAMDFLKAGLLDRAEAALSKLDGSAFEGEALLALLSIYERSRDWPRAQAVAQKLEDAQQGSFTPRLAHYLCEESDLARASGDTVRAMALLAEAVSKAPQLARPWLATASLKAQTGDPAGAYKALQQLVDKAPQGLPLAAASMVELAKHLHKESEAAALLQAAHEHAPSLDITEALAKLAPDAATARARYLSHLDREPSLVIATQWLSGETLSNPDAQAKVIKALEHASNPLKRYRCAACGFEARQHFWQCPGCQSWDSYPARRVEEL; encoded by the coding sequence ATGGATATCGACTTCACATGGCTGCTTTGGGGCTTGCCGCTGGCCTTCGCCCTGGGCTGGGTGGCCTCAAGACTTGACTTGCGCCAATGGCGCATGGAGAGCCGGCAAACGCCCAAGGCCTATTTTCGAGGCTTGAACCACCTGCTCAACGAGCAACAGGACCAAGCAATCGATGCCTTCATCGAGGCCGTACAAGGCGACCCGGACACCGCCGAACTGCATTTCGCGCTGGGCAACCTGTTTCGCCGTCGCGGCGACTACGATCGCGCAGTCCGCGTACACGAACACCTGCTCGCCCGCGCCGACATCAACCAGAAAGACCGCGACCGTGCCCAGCATGCGCTGGCCATGGACTTTCTCAAGGCCGGCCTGCTCGACCGGGCTGAGGCCGCACTGAGCAAACTTGATGGATCGGCTTTTGAAGGCGAGGCCCTTCTGGCCTTGCTGTCGATCTATGAGCGATCCCGCGACTGGCCGCGTGCGCAAGCGGTGGCCCAAAAACTGGAAGACGCCCAACAAGGGAGCTTCACCCCGCGCCTGGCCCACTACCTTTGCGAAGAGTCAGACCTTGCGCGCGCCAGCGGCGACACCGTCAGGGCCATGGCGCTGTTGGCAGAGGCTGTCAGCAAGGCGCCTCAACTGGCCCGCCCCTGGTTGGCCACAGCCTCCTTGAAGGCACAGACAGGCGACCCCGCCGGCGCCTACAAGGCGCTGCAGCAACTGGTCGACAAGGCGCCTCAAGGCCTGCCGCTGGCCGCGGCCTCCATGGTCGAGCTTGCCAAACATCTGCACAAGGAAAGTGAAGCAGCGGCCTTGTTGCAAGCGGCCCACGAGCATGCGCCTTCGCTGGACATCACCGAAGCCCTGGCAAAGCTCGCCCCCGACGCTGCCACCGCGCGGGCACGCTACTTGTCCCACCTCGACCGAGAACCGTCTCTGGTGATCGCCACACAGTGGCTCAGCGGTGAAACCCTGTCCAACCCGGATGCACAGGCGAAGGTGATCAAGGCCCTGGAGCATGCCAGCAACCCGCTCAAGCGCTACCGATGCGCGGCCTGTGGCTTCGAAGCCCGTCAGCACTTCTGGCAATGCCCCGGTTGCCAGAGTTGGGACAGCTATCCGGCGCGACGGGTGGAGGAATTGTGA
- a CDS encoding LapA family protein encodes MKYLMWLLNAAIFFVLFAFALNNQSAITVHLFFGAQWQVPLVLALFIALLLGVCLGVFVMLPLWLRARKSRAAATKTVAQASESPNTALDTSVASSPTL; translated from the coding sequence GTGAAATATCTGATGTGGCTGCTCAACGCAGCCATTTTTTTTGTACTGTTTGCTTTCGCACTGAACAACCAGTCAGCAATCACCGTGCACCTGTTCTTCGGCGCGCAATGGCAAGTGCCTCTCGTGCTGGCCTTGTTCATCGCATTGCTGCTGGGTGTCTGCCTGGGGGTCTTTGTGATGCTGCCGCTCTGGCTGCGCGCACGAAAGTCTCGAGCGGCCGCGACCAAGACCGTCGCCCAAGCTTCCGAAAGTCCAAACACTGCGCTGGACACTTCCGTGGCCTCTTCGCCAACACTTTGA
- a CDS encoding integration host factor subunit beta, translating into MTRSDLVEALAARFSQLTQRDAEFAVKAILDAMGDALVKGHRIEIRGFGSFSVNHRAPRMGRNPRSGESVMIPEKRVPHFKPGKALREQVDARTAEILKRETLQSASTP; encoded by the coding sequence ATGACCCGTTCCGATCTCGTCGAGGCCCTTGCGGCCCGATTCAGCCAACTCACCCAACGCGATGCCGAGTTTGCCGTCAAGGCTATTCTCGACGCCATGGGCGATGCGTTGGTCAAGGGGCACCGCATCGAAATCCGTGGATTTGGCAGCTTCTCTGTCAATCACCGCGCTCCTCGCATGGGGCGCAACCCACGTTCTGGCGAAAGTGTGATGATTCCGGAAAAGCGTGTGCCACATTTCAAGCCGGGCAAGGCCTTGCGCGAGCAGGTAGATGCCAGGACGGCCGAGATTCTCAAACGTGAAACTCTGCAGTCAGCGTCAACGCCTTGA
- the rpsA gene encoding 30S ribosomal protein S1, with product MSESFAALFEESLKRAEMRSGEVITAEVVRIEHSHVVVNAGLKSEAYVPLAEFKNDQGELEVQVGDFVSVAIDSVENGFGDTLLSRDKAKRLASWMALEKALESGDFVTGTTSNKVKGGLKVMVNGISAFLPGSLVDSRPTKDLSPYENKTLEFKVIKLDRKRNNVVLSRRAVVEASMGEERAKLMETLKEGAIVNGVVKNITEYGAFVDLGGIDGLLHITDMAWRRVRHPSEVVTAGQEITAKILKFDTEKHRVSLGLKQMGDDPWMGVARRYPQSTRMFGKITNIADYGAFVELEPGIEGLVHVSEMDWTNKNVAPSKLVSLGDEVEVMVLDIDEDKRRISLGMKQCRANPWHEFAEQTKRGDRVKGPIKSITDFGVFVGLAAGIDGLVHLSDLSWNEPGEAAVRNFKKGQEVDAIVLAIDVERERISLGIKQLDGDPFTTFVSIHDKGSVVTGKVKTVDAKGAEIDLGEEVLGYLRASEISQDRVEDARNVLKEGDEVTTVVMNVDRKTRNIQLSIKAKDAVDQQEAMSTLSQQSSRENAGTTSLGALLRAKLDNNN from the coding sequence ATGTCTGAATCTTTTGCCGCCCTCTTTGAAGAGTCCCTGAAACGCGCTGAAATGCGCTCGGGCGAAGTCATCACTGCTGAAGTCGTTCGTATCGAACACAGCCACGTGGTGGTCAACGCCGGTCTGAAGTCGGAAGCCTACGTGCCTCTGGCTGAATTCAAGAACGACCAGGGTGAACTCGAAGTTCAAGTGGGCGATTTCGTCTCTGTGGCCATCGACTCCGTTGAAAACGGCTTTGGTGACACGCTGCTGTCGCGCGACAAGGCCAAACGCCTCGCATCGTGGATGGCTCTGGAAAAAGCTCTGGAATCCGGCGATTTCGTCACCGGTACGACCTCCAACAAGGTCAAGGGCGGCCTGAAGGTCATGGTCAACGGCATCAGCGCATTCTTGCCTGGTTCGCTGGTGGACAGCCGTCCTACCAAAGACCTCTCTCCCTACGAGAACAAGACCCTGGAATTCAAGGTCATCAAGCTCGATCGCAAGCGCAACAACGTGGTGTTGAGCCGCCGTGCCGTGGTGGAAGCCTCGATGGGCGAAGAGCGCGCCAAGCTGATGGAAACCCTGAAAGAAGGCGCCATCGTCAACGGCGTGGTCAAGAACATCACCGAATACGGTGCGTTCGTGGACTTGGGCGGTATTGACGGTCTGCTGCACATCACGGACATGGCATGGCGCCGCGTGCGCCACCCATCTGAAGTGGTGACCGCCGGCCAGGAAATCACCGCCAAAATCCTGAAATTCGACACCGAGAAGCACCGCGTTTCTCTGGGTCTGAAGCAAATGGGTGACGATCCTTGGATGGGTGTGGCCCGCCGCTACCCACAGAGCACGCGCATGTTCGGCAAGATCACCAACATCGCCGACTACGGTGCATTCGTTGAACTCGAGCCAGGTATCGAAGGTTTGGTGCACGTCTCCGAAATGGACTGGACCAACAAGAACGTTGCACCTTCCAAGCTCGTGTCGCTGGGTGACGAAGTCGAAGTCATGGTGTTGGACATCGACGAAGACAAGCGCCGCATCTCCCTGGGCATGAAGCAGTGCCGTGCCAATCCATGGCACGAGTTCGCCGAGCAGACCAAGCGCGGTGATCGCGTCAAGGGCCCGATCAAGTCGATTACAGACTTCGGCGTGTTCGTGGGTCTGGCTGCCGGTATCGACGGCCTGGTGCACCTGTCTGACCTGTCCTGGAATGAGCCCGGCGAAGCCGCTGTGCGCAACTTCAAGAAGGGCCAGGAAGTGGATGCCATCGTGTTGGCGATCGACGTCGAGCGCGAGCGCATCTCCCTGGGCATCAAGCAGCTGGATGGCGACCCGTTCACCACCTTCGTGTCGATTCACGACAAGGGTTCTGTGGTGACCGGCAAGGTCAAGACCGTGGACGCCAAGGGCGCCGAGATCGATCTGGGCGAAGAAGTGCTGGGTTACCTGCGCGCCTCCGAAATCAGCCAGGACCGCGTGGAAGATGCGCGCAATGTGCTGAAAGAAGGCGACGAAGTCACCACCGTGGTGATGAACGTGGACCGCAAGACCCGCAACATCCAGTTGTCGATCAAGGCCAAAGACGCTGTGGACCAGCAAGAAGCCATGTCGACCCTGAGCCAGCAGTCTTCGCGTGAAAACGCCGGCACCACCAGCCTGGGCGCATTGCTGCGCGCCAAGTTGGACAACAACAACTGA